One Gopherus evgoodei ecotype Sinaloan lineage chromosome 1, rGopEvg1_v1.p, whole genome shotgun sequence genomic window, attttatttcAGAGACATTATTAATCCATTAATCAATCTTTTTTAGGTACTTCTAAGGTGCCTTGGTATCACTGTGGTTTCTAAGCACCAGTAACACAATAGGAAGCTAGAGTATTCTAAAAAGCACCATTAAACTGACAGAAGGACCTGGGCACCTGATAGGAACCAATACCTGGGATGGAGTATGGCCAGAACTTTAGACAATCTCCATGGAATTTCTGTTTAAATAAGAAATTTTACCATTTACCAAGGTTCTTCCAATAGTAGCTAAATATGATCCAGAGAGAGGAGACAAATTGTAAAGAAGCTACTAGGGAGGAGACAGGCTGCACTCCTGTCTGCAAAAGTCCATATATCCAGCAGTTTGGGAGCAGGCTTTCCAGCTCTCAGCGACCTCTTAATTTTACACATACTTCTCTCTCCTGCATTCTGCTTGTGAGGCTCTGTGCCCTCGGTAGAGATTAAAGTCCTTCTGGAAGAGGAACATATACGGTAACCGCTATATGAGCAAAAAAACGGCAGTGCCCAAATCGCCTTTTGACAGCTAGATCACTATGGGAAGGACAGGATGTGGGGAAGCTAATGATTTCAGCTGTGTGGCAATGAACAGGGGAAATAAATCCAGTATGAGGCACAAAGGAAATTCCACAGAGACAGATTACAGTGTCTTCATAAGAGTGGTGAACAACTTTAGCAGCTCTGGCAATGGGCCCTGAGCCCTAAGACCACACCGAATCTGCACACAATTTTAAATAAGTATACATAAAGATTTTAATCAGAAATAAATGCacacagttatttttaatttAGAGAGCACTGTTAAATGTACAAAGCACCGTACAAAGCACATAGAAGGACAACATATGCTCAGAGGACTGCAGGGAAAGAAGTTTTCAGTGAGGAAAGTGCCAGTGCTTCTCTGAGACCAAATTCTTGATGCCAGGGTTTTCCTTTGAGTTGGTCTTGAGCATTAGGAGTTGCTGGCTTGAGTCCATTAATTGGCTGCAGTGTTTTGATTTATTCAGATTCATAACAGAAAAGTTCCATTTACTGGAACTACCCCAAACTGCAGTCCCCATCACTGAATTCTAGAGTGCTGTCAGATTGGCCATGCAGCAGGCATTTACCAAGGTTCAGTATGTTTCCTTCATCCAATTTGGATGTGAAAAGAGCAGACTGTTAAGTCAGTCAACTTTAGCTGAACTTTGGCTTAATCCTTGAGTCGGCAAATTGAAAAGCATGTATGCCCTTTGAAAGTACGTCGAGCAAATGAGTCCTGGAATTTCTGGATCCATTAAGCATCTGTCTGACTCTCTCAATCAGATATCTGGAGCATTTGTTGGGAAGTCAAAACCAAAAACCCATTGGTCTGAAGTTGTCCATGGAAAATACTTGCAGTTGCAAGCAAAAGCCTCTGATCCCATGCAGCTTCAGAGAAAGGCATCCACTCCAGAACATTCCTCCACTTCCTCGAGCAGCAGGAAACAAAGGTTCCTGCTCCTCCATGAGTTGCAAGCAAGTTCCCTGCTCCCCTCAAAGtttaatatttcaaaatacattaaaataatattttgtcaTCTGTTGAgagcccagaagtggcttcagGCTCCCAGAGAGTTCTGATCCCTTAGAGAGTGGCAAGTTTTGCCGAGCTAGCTACAGAATGAGCCTTTCATAAGCTTTCTTGGCCAGCAATTGCTCAAACTCCTGGATCTGCTCTGTAGCTTTAGCACACACAGGAGTTCTTTATTCTCCTGCTCCCCAGACCCTCCATTGGCTCTCACCAGTACTCCACCCTTCTGGAGATATTGTGAAGCCATGGAGCCAATTACAGAAATAATAAGCACATCACAGAACTAATATGTCTTCTCTATTCCTAATTTCTAGGATATCCAGCCATGCTGGATAAACACATGAGCTTGATTCTTTTGCTAAAATAACTAGCAGTAAAACAGTCAAATATATTACAATTTACATGTTTCATGGTGAGTCTTCAATGTTAGCACCCTAAACAGAAGAGCGGAGCATCTCTTGGAGTGGTTTCCCGCTTATTTGCCTGTAGATGCAGGCGGTTATTAGCACTATGTTGGGTCACATTCTGAAGTCATTCTTCACAACTGTAAGGGCTACAAACTTAATATAGGCACAGAGAGGAGAACTTAAATTCTGCAAAACTGAGGTGTCACCAGAAGGCTGCAAGTTGTGTGCCACAATCTTATAAGCTGCAGATGTGACCCAGAGCCAAATAACCGCTTGGCATTTTTTCCTtcacttcaaaataaaataattttaaaaaggaacaaacaccaaaacaaacaggaaaattgaCCTTGTCATTTCATCACCTGCCAGGTCTGAGATTCCAGACTGATTCATCCATGTTCCAGCACACAGCTCCTTGGCTCCCACCACTCTGTGACCCCAAACATTGCCTGTCATCCCAGGAATATGTTCCACCCTCCTCTTTGATTCAGTCACCCACACCCCCAGTCGCTGCAGTTGTTTCATGTGCCTGCATGGTACCATACTTGCCCAAGGACCGAGCCACTGCTGCTCCCTACCATACGTGCACTCTCTGATGCGACACCAAGTACGAATTGCGGCTGAAACTCTTCCCACACTGCGCACATTTGAAGGGCTTCTCCCCAGTGTGCGTCCTGCGGTGCCGGATCAGGGTGGAGTTGTCGCTGAAGCTCGTCCCACACTCGGAGCACTTGtatggtttctctcctgtgtgcgTCCTGCGGTGCTGGACAAGGTGGGATCTCTggctgaagctcttcccgcactcAGGACACATGTAGGGCTTCTCTCCCGTGTGGGTCCGGCGGTGGATGATCAGCTTGGAGCTCTCACTGAAGCATTTGTCACAGTCCGTGCATTTGTAGGGCTTCTCGCCTGTGTGCAGCCGCTGGTGCGCGATGAGGTTGGAGCTGTCactgaagcatttcccacactcgGGACATTTGTAGGGCTTCTCACCCGTGTGGAAGTTGGCATGTCTGATGAGCCCCGAGTTCTGGTAAAAGTTCCTCCCACACTTTGCACACACATAGGGCCTCTCTCCGGTGTGGTTCCTTTGGTGCTGCACAAGATGCGTGCTCtggctgaagctcttcccacagtctTTGCATTGGTAGGGTCTctcccccgtgtggattctctggtgctGGATAAGGTGCGAGCGCcggctgaagcttttcccgcactcggtGCACACATAGGGTTTCTCGCCAGTGTGGATCCGCTGATGGCGGATGAGGTCCGAGCTCCGGTTGAAGCTCTGCCCACATTCAATACATATGTAAGGCTTCTCGCCCAGGAGAGTCTTCTGGTGAACGATGGTGTCTTTGCGTTTCCTGAAGCCTCTTTCACAACGAATAGGTTTTTCCTGTCTCTTCTCCGGAGAACATATCTCCTGCCTTTCACAGGCTTTGTCCTGGTCAGAACTCGGAAAAGCTTCCCTTATGAAAAAGTCTGATAATGTCCCAGGGGCTTCCACTGGCTTGGGACCTTCTTGTTGAGGATCTTCCTCCTCATTTTCATTCATGTTCCCATCACCTGCTGGAACAGAATGAGAATCCAGAcatacagcaccccctgctgttccagtcctgggctctccctctCTTCACTGCTCTGCCAAAGCATTTCATTTCTGACCTATGCCTCCCCTTGCTATTCCTATAGATTCAGACCTCTGGCACCACACCTCAGCCCAGATCTGCATCTGTGACTGTTCTgcgctctctctcttccactcccCACATATTTCCTCCACTAGCCCAGACCCTCAGAGAAAGAGGGCaagagcctgattctgttctaatttacaccagtgtcaatcCAGTGATTTCATCTGAGTTGCCCTGGATTTACACTGGCGTGAGAGAAGTATCAGTGCCACAGAATCCAGGCTCATGACACAGACACCTTGACTGCAAACAATGTGATTAGGCAGCTACACTGGAAGCAGCCTTCCCTGAcatctcttctctcctgctcTGAGAAGAATGGGAAAGAATTCCCTTCGTGGGCACTGTACACTGGCTCCCACAGTTCCCCTGGTTCATAAATCCCAACTCACCACTCGCTGATATCATGGGATGTGTTCGGTCCCCCTCGACACCCTTTCActtgcacaaaccactgagcctGTCCTCATAAAGATTTTAAGGCGAGGGAAgtgagaaagggaaaaagaagagAAGTAGAATAGTGAAGACAAAGATGAGGGAGGTGAGAGTAGAGAGATGAGACAGAGGCAATAAAAAATGGGAGCAAGATCTGCTGAAGGCACAGAGCAGaaacagagagaggaggaagagacagaAAAAGCAGAGGGGGCTGAATTTTGGGATCCTCGCATCAGTGTTCCTAGGCCAATGCGAAACAATCGAGTTTCGCGGAGATCTGTAGGGAAGGATGCCTGCTAGGGGGACATGCAACAACCCAGCATTTAGCCCTCTCCGCTGCCTCCCCAATGACCCCTCTCCTGCAGACAGTTAACTGACAGCATGTGGGGCTACAACAAGAACAAATCCCCCAGGGGCTCTCGGGCAACCCACATGCCGCTATTtagccccagcctttgtgacagcGGTAGGGGACCCTGCCGGGCTGGAGCCGCACAGACCCCTGTGCGCTGTCTCGGAGatggtttgtgtttttttctttcctttttcagtcATCATCGTCCAGCCTTGCGAGCCCCTTTCTGCCGCAGCCCGGCCTCACGGGCAGTAATTTCTTGCCTCTCAGCTGttgttttctccctccccctctcccctggagCTGCATTTCCACCCTCTCCCATTATGgtaggctcccccatccctgactCACCTCTCCCACTGGCAGCAAAGAGCTGTATTTTATAGCCTTATGCTCTCTGGCAAGGGCCCGGGAGGGATCATTGGAAGCAGGGATTGAGGCACTTTGGCTACTAgatgctcccccagccccaaggAGCAGACAACAGGCTCCAGGGTAATGGACTGCTGGGAGTAGGAAGTCCCTTATTTCTGAAGTCCGCCAACCTCCCCCGTCCTGTCCCCCTGCCTGTAAATACTTCCTGCTTCTCAATAGGCAACGGAGGAGTGCTGTGCTCTATGGTTGTAACCCTTACATCCCCAGGCGAGGCAAGCATGAGGCTTTCAATAAAGTCAGAGGAGTTGGCAATTCTGAGCTACCCTTTTTATTATTATCATGGGTAATTAATACGATTTTATGAAATCAGAAGAAACCTTGAATCTGTTTCTTCAGCTAAGCAACAGAAAGCCTAGGCACGCATGAGAAAGTATGGTGTATGCAAAATAATCTATTAGAAGATTGTGACTTTTGCATTATTTGTTTTCATGGTGTGAAATAAACAGGTGTTTTCAGTCTATTTTGCCATCTCCCAGGACTCAGTTGCGATGAAATTGCAGCAGGTCGTGAGTCTGCCAAACTCCACCAGTTATTGAGGGAGAGGGAACAGGTGTCCCTCTGACAACTGAGACAGGAGGATGAGGTCTTCCTCAGAGACAAGGTGGTAAATCTGAGCAGCATCAGAGCGGAACTGAACTCTGTGCAGGAATCTGTTTCTGAAGGAGAGGCCAGATTGCAAGAACAAGATCCTACCACGTTTTTCAAGGTGAGGATCTCAAACTCACATTGCTATCCACTAGGGTTGCCACCCGAGATATGAAAACCCAGCATGTCCAGGATGTTTGTGAGCCCATAAAGTTGGACAGCTGGCAGTGTGTACTGACCACTCTTACagatttcccaggacagctacCTCAGAAAAGGGATGATCCTGGAAAAACCTGGAACACTGGCAGCCCTACTGTCCACATTCCACAGACACATCCACACCTCTCATCTATCTGCACACATGCTAACCACCCATTCACCCTTCAATACATCATATTCACCTACACTATGATTTTTAGTTTGGCAGAAAACAGGTGAttggggctcagggaaggaggatCCCTGTGCACGTGTCCTACTGCCCCACTACTGGTTGGGACTGAAACTGCCTGACTGTGTGTTTTACACAGATAACAGCTAATGGAGAGCCTCCTTTCACTCAGGTGATAGAAGCTTTTGCTTTTGAAGCAAGAGAATGGGTTTTACCCTTGAAGCCACCAGGAAATTCCAAGTGACCATGGAATGCAGTAGCAAAGTTACAGTTGTGAAGACCTATGTGGCTTTGGATTTGTTCCAATATAACCAGTGCTTAagttgtgccagggctgagccctggcacccctAGGCTTAGTacttcatagccctggcacctctgggcttgctgcatcaattATGAAtgcaaaaaaattatttgggTCCCGGCCCCTCTTTCGTTACAAATTAAGGACTGAATATAACATATAACAGAGGATAAAAGGGGGAAAACTCCCTTCTCCCCAATTTATGTATATCTTTGTTGTTATTTGTTATTATTAAAATCTTACTAGTTTTCACTGAACGGTGCCAAAACTGGTAACaccctttcttcctccccttccctctctgccCAACCCCTGACCAGCTGCCTATGGGACATCCGATCCATCCTATCCCCAGATCTATCTCCCCTTGTCCAGATGCTTCTGCTGCAGGCAGCTGGGTTTCAGTcatcactgaactgaaaaaattgTATGGGAACCCCTAAACCAACTCCCAGTTTAATCTTGTAAGTAAAGttcagtcagggctggctttaggcctattccaccaattcccctgaatcgggccccgcgcccagtgagaatccctttccTGGCTAGAGGCATCTTTTTAATTACCTGCAGGCACTTCaggtcttcagtggtgggtccttcgcttgctctgggtcttcggtggcatttcagcggtgggtccttcagtgctgccgaagacctggagcgagtgaaggacccgccgctgaagattCAGAGCaccacctggtgagtacaagcctcatgtggtttgttttttttaagtcatccctgcaggggccccctcgaaactgttcgaattgggccccgcacttcctaaagctggccctgagttCAGTTACTAATTCCTGGCTCTttgagtatcagggttggaagggacctaaggagctcatctagtccaaccacctgctcaaagcagggccattTCCCAGGTAGAATTTTGAAACAATTCCTGATGGAGCACCTAGATTTGAACCAGGGACCGCTTGATCTGCAGTCAAatgctctaccactgagctatactcTCTCTCTTCTCAGGCCTGCTCTACACACAGAAAATGCACCAGTGTAACTTGTGTGACTACTGTTAAATTGGTTTAAGAATGCCTTATATTACTCTGTCAGGTGGTACCAGTAGATTATGAAATGTATTGCTTGGATAAAAAGCAGATTTATCTATTAGGCAAAATCAGATTTATTATATTAATTTGTCAAAACCCTGGAAGGTACAGAAAAGCCTTTTCATCCATcctagggagggaagagaggatctGGGGCCTCAACTCTAACCCGGCTGAAGGGTGGGAATAACCGAGTTAATTTAGGGGAGAGACTTAAAATGGAGCAGGTGGGTTTCTGGAAATAATCTAGTCATTTTAATTTATGTTGGATTAAATAAACCCACCTCTGACGAAAGGGACTGAAATTCTGCTGCTGTTGAGAGCCATATCGAGTGCCCTGGCTGGTGAATTGGGCCCCACTGTTTTACAGACTCTCTGATCTTGCTCCTCCTACAGCAGCTCCCCCTTTGGATGGCCCTGAACACTTCAAATGCTTGTAGATGTCTTATCTTCTCTTTGTTTAGCCTAGTGAAACATAAAGTCAACATTCAGCCAATAGAGTGAAATAGGActtaaggaaacaagaaaacGACAAGGTACAAACTGGGTGCAAAATTCTTCTTTGTTGTATTGACTTTTCTCCAGAGAGGCAGACTTTAGATGAGGGCTGCTTCTCATAACTGATGAGGCAGAATTAGGATGGACTAGGTGTTCCATGGTAAACCATTCTGAATATCTAGTCACAATAGGGCTATTGTTTAATTTGGATAATCAAGGGAAAgttcaatgaaattaatacatgTTGGGGATGTACTACCTTTTTCTTCTTCAGATAAGTGAGTTTTACAGGTGAATGAGTCTTGGTTAATCAAGATTTGATGGTGTTTAGTTCTATTcaactttctttaaaagaaagctaagGACCAAGTGGGTAACAGGACGATAGAGGAGGGCTATAACCCTTAAACTCTACCCCACTGCATGAATTAACATACTAGGGGACTGAGATCTTTCTTGTGTGCCGTGCCTTTCTTATCTCATATTTGGAGGGAAATGTGGCATGCAACACTCTGATTAATTAGCATTGAAAATGGATTGTTGTTCAGGTGTCCATGTCTCAGCTCCAGTTATGGTTTGTGGTGGGAGCTGTCACACTGAAGCACCAGTGGAACTTCACTTCATCTTGGTGTATTAACATTGAGGACttaagaaaagagagaaataatgAGTGTCCACATGTAGTGGCTCTCGTTGATGATACCACATGGAGGATATCAATTGGCCTTCTTCCTGTGTTCTTCTAGAAGTGTCTTGACCAATAAGTGCAAGAGGCTCCCTTCATGTTACTCTTCTGTCATTCAGTAACAAAGCATGATGTATCCTTGAGGTTTGATCATGTGAAGTCACTTGGACACAGGGCTGTGTCTAATAAAGTTATTTTGAACGACTTACTTCCGCGAAGGGCAAATGAAATTGTAATGTAGGTACTTTCTGCTTCATTAATGGAATACACACCAAAAGCAAATCATCTGGACTGTGGCTGAGGGCAATATGATTAAAATGGGTCAAAAAtcgaaaaaaaaaatagttggaaACTTTGGGCGTAGTTGAAAGTGTGTTCTGTCTTGTGTTTCACAACAGTTTGACGTTTTTcatgttctgatttttttctcagaATATTTTTCTAAGCAACATTTTTCAGCTTTGAATTCGGATACTTTCAAAAatgaaagttttgattttgatatAATTTCACCATGTATCTGAGCTGACCAATCAAAACTGacatttcaataaaaacaaaacaaactgggggaaaaatactttGAAGAGCAACCAATaggttacatttttaatttaaagtttgctttgaattttttaaatataatatttcaaaagaatatttgaaaaaataactTTGATATAAATCTTTCGCTCAAAAAATTCTGACTATCTTTAAACATgacttctttttcttcctttttggttTATAACTTCACTTGGTCAAAAGATTAATTTAATTCTTTGGTGTTGGCTgtcttttaaaacaacaacaaagaactaGTAGAATGTTCAGAGGAGATTTCACATGCCAATAGCTAATGTATTCATTTTACTGGTTGCCTTGATACAAGATAAACTTCCTCATTGCACTGTTTGCCTAGATATAAAATGAAGgggtagattttcaaaagattatATGACAGTTTGATCCTGGCctacttcccattgacttccagtgggaattaggcacctaaatatgtttACATAACCTGCAGAAGTGAGCCTCCCATCCTGGGCTGTCAGACTTGGGTTAGGGGgcaatagctgtgtagacactgctttGACTTTGCAGGTCAGGCTGtgactctgaagcctagggattGAGTAGGCTGTCGACCCAGCCTGGGAGGCTCACTTCTGTgcattgtgtagacataccctaagtgtgcctttgaaaatctgtcttaAATGCCTTCATTTTGCCATCTGAGTGAATTTGTGGAGAAAGCTGTTCTGTgatcactttaaaataaattcctgttaaaaaaaatgcactcttATCTGTAATTACtttctaaataaataatttttataccaatataattatttttctgtCATGATCTGATGCTCTCAGCACCTCTGATACTCAATACCTGGTCAGCTCTGGCCTGCTTATGGTATCTCTCAGGCCTGGAGGAAGGAAAATGGACACCTTCAATGGGAGTGGGCAGCATGGAGACTCcagcactgctgggggaggaTGAATGGGCACTCCAGtgataaggggtggggggggggaattctaGCCACCAGGTATAGCGGCTGTTCCTGTGGAAAAACAGGAAGTGAACCCATCTGCTATGTGGTAAAACACAGGGAAATGAGTCCTGTTGGGAGAGC contains:
- the LOC115637544 gene encoding zinc finger protein 239-like isoform X1, producing MALNSSRISVPFVRGDGNMNENEEEDPQQEGPKPVEAPGTLSDFFIREAFPSSDQDKACERQEICSPEKRQEKPIRCERGFRKRKDTIVHQKTLLGEKPYICIECGQSFNRSSDLIRHQRIHTGEKPYVCTECGKSFSRRSHLIQHQRIHTGERPYQCKDCGKSFSQSTHLVQHQRNHTGERPYVCAKCGRNFYQNSGLIRHANFHTGEKPYKCPECGKCFSDSSNLIAHQRLHTGEKPYKCTDCDKCFSESSKLIIHRRTHTGEKPYMCPECGKSFSQRSHLVQHRRTHTGEKPYKCSECGTSFSDNSTLIRHRRTHTGEKPFKCAQCGKSFSRNSYLVSHQRVHVW
- the LOC115637544 gene encoding zinc finger protein 239-like isoform X3, which gives rise to MISASGDGNMNENEEEDPQQEGPKPVEAPGTLSDFFIREAFPSSDQDKACERQEICSPEKRQEKPIRCERGFRKRKDTIVHQKTLLGEKPYICIECGQSFNRSSDLIRHQRIHTGEKPYVCTECGKSFSRRSHLIQHQRIHTGERPYQCKDCGKSFSQSTHLVQHQRNHTGERPYVCAKCGRNFYQNSGLIRHANFHTGEKPYKCPECGKCFSDSSNLIAHQRLHTGEKPYKCTDCDKCFSESSKLIIHRRTHTGEKPYMCPECGKSFSQRSHLVQHRRTHTGEKPYKCSECGTSFSDNSTLIRHRRTHTGEKPFKCAQCGKSFSRNSYLVSHQRVHVW
- the LOC115637544 gene encoding zinc finger protein 239-like isoform X2, producing MISASAGDGNMNENEEEDPQQEGPKPVEAPGTLSDFFIREAFPSSDQDKACERQEICSPEKRQEKPIRCERGFRKRKDTIVHQKTLLGEKPYICIECGQSFNRSSDLIRHQRIHTGEKPYVCTECGKSFSRRSHLIQHQRIHTGERPYQCKDCGKSFSQSTHLVQHQRNHTGERPYVCAKCGRNFYQNSGLIRHANFHTGEKPYKCPECGKCFSDSSNLIAHQRLHTGEKPYKCTDCDKCFSESSKLIIHRRTHTGEKPYMCPECGKSFSQRSHLVQHRRTHTGEKPYKCSECGTSFSDNSTLIRHRRTHTGEKPFKCAQCGKSFSRNSYLVSHQRVHVW
- the LOC115637544 gene encoding zinc finger protein 239-like isoform X4: MNENEEEDPQQEGPKPVEAPGTLSDFFIREAFPSSDQDKACERQEICSPEKRQEKPIRCERGFRKRKDTIVHQKTLLGEKPYICIECGQSFNRSSDLIRHQRIHTGEKPYVCTECGKSFSRRSHLIQHQRIHTGERPYQCKDCGKSFSQSTHLVQHQRNHTGERPYVCAKCGRNFYQNSGLIRHANFHTGEKPYKCPECGKCFSDSSNLIAHQRLHTGEKPYKCTDCDKCFSESSKLIIHRRTHTGEKPYMCPECGKSFSQRSHLVQHRRTHTGEKPYKCSECGTSFSDNSTLIRHRRTHTGEKPFKCAQCGKSFSRNSYLVSHQRVHVW